A single window of Acidimicrobiales bacterium DNA harbors:
- a CDS encoding LLM class F420-dependent oxidoreductase yields MQDRLGLTIPLDGPLPAQRSLIGELAGLGYTDVWSAEASATDAFTPLALAGQWSDDLRLGTAIIPAFTRGPALIAQSIASLEASAPGRMVVGIGASSQVIVENWNAVAFERPLSRVRDLVGFLREALAGERVDFAGDTFEVRGFRLGIPMTRRIPILVAALRPRMLELAGSVGDGPILNWLSAADARRCAGIARDAGGDDIEVVARIFVCPTTDREAVVAGARRMIAAYLNVGVYRAYHEWLGRGEALGAHWERWDAGDRRGSLDEIPESVVDDLFVTGTPDQCRAGVRAYVEAGVTTPVIALMPFGGLDPTEAVRALAPTA; encoded by the coding sequence GTGCAAGACCGACTCGGCCTCACGATTCCTCTGGACGGGCCCCTGCCTGCTCAGCGAAGCCTGATCGGCGAGCTCGCCGGTCTCGGCTACACCGACGTGTGGTCGGCGGAGGCCTCCGCCACCGACGCCTTCACGCCACTGGCCCTCGCCGGGCAGTGGTCCGACGACCTCCGGCTCGGAACCGCCATCATCCCGGCGTTCACGCGGGGGCCGGCGCTGATCGCACAGAGCATCGCCTCACTCGAGGCATCCGCTCCCGGTCGGATGGTCGTCGGCATCGGCGCCTCTTCGCAGGTGATCGTCGAGAACTGGAACGCTGTCGCGTTCGAGCGGCCGCTGTCGAGGGTTCGTGATCTCGTCGGGTTCCTACGGGAGGCGTTGGCTGGGGAACGGGTCGACTTCGCCGGTGACACCTTCGAGGTCCGAGGCTTCCGCCTCGGCATCCCCATGACCCGGCGCATTCCGATCCTGGTGGCGGCACTTCGCCCCCGGATGCTCGAACTCGCGGGTTCGGTGGGCGATGGTCCGATTCTCAACTGGCTCTCCGCCGCCGATGCCCGCCGTTGTGCCGGGATCGCCCGCGACGCCGGTGGCGACGACATCGAGGTGGTCGCCCGCATCTTCGTGTGCCCGACGACGGACCGCGAGGCTGTGGTTGCGGGCGCGCGCAGAATGATCGCCGCGTACCTCAACGTCGGGGTCTACCGCGCCTATCACGAGTGGCTGGGCCGTGGGGAGGCTCTCGGTGCGCACTGGGAGCGGTGGGACGCGGGGGACCGGCGCGGATCACTCGACGAGATCCCCGAGTCCGTGGTCGACGACCTGTTCGTCACGGGGACGCCCGATCAGTGTCGGGCCGGGGTCCGCGCCTATGTCGAAGCGGGCGTCACCACCCCGGTGATCGCGCTCATGCCCTTCGGTGGGCTCGACCCGACCGAAGCCGTGCGGGCGCTCGCCCCGAC
- a CDS encoding thermonuclease family protein translates to MSRTLRRAGLRRPSWRWLTTILGALALVMTACGTSTEPGAQATQTPLQNVTDAPAPTETTSQSPGESNPGPPADALPGTVVDVIDGDTVRIDFGEATESVRLIGIDTPEPSGGFQPTECFGDEASAFTRGLIPEGSAVLVTFDAELRDRFDRLLGYVYRADDGLFVNLSIIENGLAGQMTIEPNSTFSGLFGAAAAEADRAGLGLWRACDGPDDLVDS, encoded by the coding sequence GTGAGCAGAACACTGCGGCGCGCCGGGCTTCGCCGTCCGTCGTGGCGGTGGCTGACGACGATCCTCGGCGCGCTCGCGCTCGTCATGACCGCGTGCGGGACGTCGACCGAACCCGGAGCTCAGGCCACGCAGACGCCGCTGCAGAACGTGACCGACGCACCTGCGCCGACTGAGACGACATCGCAGTCTCCGGGCGAATCGAATCCCGGACCTCCCGCCGACGCGCTACCCGGGACGGTGGTGGACGTCATCGACGGAGACACCGTGCGGATCGACTTCGGCGAGGCCACCGAGTCCGTGCGGCTCATCGGCATCGACACCCCTGAGCCGTCCGGTGGCTTCCAACCGACCGAATGCTTCGGAGACGAGGCATCGGCGTTCACCCGGGGGCTCATCCCGGAGGGATCCGCGGTTCTCGTCACCTTCGACGCCGAGTTGCGCGACCGCTTCGATCGGCTTCTCGGCTACGTCTACCGCGCCGACGACGGCCTCTTCGTCAACCTGTCGATCATCGAGAACGGCCTGGCGGGCCAGATGACAATCGAGCCCAACTCGACCTTCTCCGGCCTCTTCGGCGCAGCTGCGGCCGAGGCGGACAGAGCCGGCCTGGGGCTCTGGCGGGCCTGCGACGGCCCCGACGACCTGGTCGATTCCTGA
- a CDS encoding ChbG/HpnK family deacetylase, translating to MTSLADRLGYGPDDRLVIVSCENLGWTHAANSAAYEALRSGAATTASLAVPCPWAREAASTYRGEDVGVHLILTSPLETYRWGPITQAPSLLDGDGGFPRTVADLWDHADLDEVRRECRAQIERAILWGFDVDHLDAHQGVLEARPEFFDVFLELAIDFRLPIRLGDAAAEARYGFPFRRLAAEEGIVSPDHVIHVSGGDPAVTLERALGALAPGVTEIVFAPSADTPEARAADPDWATGVAQNEVLSAPTTAAAITAAGARPIGYRELRAAQLTG from the coding sequence GTGACCTCGCTCGCCGACCGCCTCGGCTACGGACCCGACGATCGTCTCGTCATCGTCTCCTGCGAGAACCTCGGCTGGACCCACGCCGCGAACAGCGCCGCCTACGAGGCGCTCAGGTCGGGAGCGGCGACCACTGCGTCCCTCGCCGTGCCGTGCCCGTGGGCACGCGAGGCCGCGTCCACCTACCGGGGCGAGGACGTGGGGGTCCATCTGATCCTGACGTCACCGCTCGAGACCTACCGCTGGGGGCCGATCACCCAGGCACCATCGCTCCTCGACGGCGACGGCGGGTTTCCCCGCACCGTCGCAGATCTCTGGGACCACGCCGACCTCGACGAGGTCCGCCGCGAGTGCAGGGCCCAGATAGAACGGGCCATCCTCTGGGGGTTCGACGTCGATCACCTCGACGCGCACCAGGGGGTTCTCGAAGCGAGGCCGGAGTTCTTCGACGTCTTCCTCGAACTCGCCATCGACTTCCGCCTCCCCATCCGCCTCGGCGACGCGGCGGCGGAGGCCCGGTACGGGTTCCCGTTCCGTCGCCTCGCCGCCGAAGAGGGCATCGTGAGTCCGGACCACGTCATCCACGTGTCCGGTGGCGACCCCGCGGTCACGCTCGAGCGGGCGCTTGGCGCTTTGGCTCCGGGCGTGACCGAGATCGTCTTCGCTCCCTCCGCCGACACGCCCGAGGCCCGCGCCGCCGATCCGGACTGGGCCACCGGCGTCGCCCAGAACGAAGTACTCAGCGCACCGACCACCGCTGCGGCGATCACCGCGGCGGGCGCTCGGCCCATCGGCTACAGGGAACTACGGGCCGCACAACTCACCGGCTGA
- a CDS encoding SCP2 sterol-binding domain-containing protein has protein sequence MASIGTPEWLEACLAAAGGHDLGDGPSLTVQFEVAGSPDGKVRWWATLADGTPTAADTGKADAPDVTVEAKWPDFERVLRGELAADLAFMQGRLKVDGAYETFIFEQRAWLSSEPVGDLVDGIAALTD, from the coding sequence ATGGCGTCGATCGGCACACCCGAGTGGTTGGAGGCATGCCTGGCGGCTGCCGGAGGCCACGATCTCGGCGACGGACCGTCGCTGACGGTGCAGTTCGAGGTGGCGGGATCTCCCGACGGAAAGGTCCGTTGGTGGGCGACACTCGCCGACGGGACGCCCACTGCCGCCGACACGGGTAAGGCCGATGCGCCTGATGTCACGGTGGAGGCGAAGTGGCCCGACTTCGAGCGGGTGTTGCGGGGCGAACTCGCCGCTGACCTCGCCTTCATGCAGGGGCGCCTCAAAGTCGACGGCGCGTACGAGACGTTCATTTTCGAGCAGCGGGCCTGGCTCTCGTCCGAACCCGTCGGCGATCTCGTCGACGGGATCGCCGCTCTGACCGACTGA
- the mca gene encoding mycothiol conjugate amidase Mca, whose amino-acid sequence MADRPCLMTIHAHPDDEASKGSATVARYTDQGARAVLVCCTGGEEGDILNPALDRPEIRADLVEVRRRELAEATRIIGYDATHLLGYRDSGMPDSEANARSDAFANADIDEAVGRLVRIIRAERPHVIVTYSDNQLGYLHPDHLRVYDVTAPAWEKAGDPEAYPEAGEPWTPSKLYFTTWSKTRVVATHQKFGELGLESPYDDDWFEREWDDHRITTRVEIGPWYDRRVGALRAHATQVDPASPFWFGLPDDVARGVYPFDDYILADSRVPTTTPEDDLFAGIGGLEPLAAVEAVLTR is encoded by the coding sequence ATGGCCGACCGTCCCTGTCTGATGACGATCCACGCCCATCCCGATGACGAGGCCTCGAAGGGGTCCGCCACCGTCGCCCGCTACACCGATCAGGGTGCACGCGCTGTCCTCGTGTGCTGCACCGGAGGCGAGGAGGGTGACATCCTCAATCCCGCCCTGGACCGCCCTGAGATACGAGCGGATCTGGTCGAGGTGCGGCGTCGCGAGCTCGCCGAGGCGACGCGGATCATCGGCTACGACGCAACCCACCTCCTCGGCTACCGCGACTCGGGCATGCCCGACAGCGAGGCCAACGCCCGCAGCGACGCCTTCGCCAATGCTGACATCGACGAGGCGGTGGGTCGCCTGGTCCGCATCATCCGTGCAGAGCGCCCGCACGTGATCGTCACCTACAGCGACAACCAGCTGGGCTACCTGCATCCCGACCATCTGCGGGTGTACGACGTCACCGCCCCTGCCTGGGAGAAGGCCGGCGACCCGGAGGCCTATCCGGAGGCCGGCGAGCCCTGGACGCCGAGCAAGCTCTACTTCACCACGTGGTCGAAGACCCGGGTGGTGGCGACACACCAGAAGTTCGGCGAGCTGGGTCTCGAATCGCCCTACGACGACGACTGGTTCGAGCGTGAGTGGGACGACCACCGCATCACGACGCGGGTGGAGATCGGCCCGTGGTATGACCGTCGCGTGGGTGCGCTGCGCGCCCATGCGACCCAGGTGGATCCCGCCTCGCCGTTCTGGTTCGGTCTACCCGACGACGTCGCCCGGGGCGTGTACCCGTTCGACGACTACATCCTCGCCGACAGCCGCGTTCCCACGACGACACCCGAAGACGACCTCTTCGCAGGCATCGGAGGTCTCGAGCCGCTCGCGGCGGTCGAGGCCGTTCTCACCCGCTGA
- a CDS encoding PhoU domain-containing protein translates to MDDRPRNLRTMLSEAKDRSELMVDLAYAALFFGDPDMAEEVGELEEDMNELVHDMRAICVMAVRHPRDADGMSSVLQVVSAVERIANDAVDIARIVTHEIGIPAELVADLSGAEEVSHRVLVREGSHMANMPISALELPVQTGMRIVAVKRDRDWITDIDGDVILVSGDALFLRGAPEGIVRLRELAAADPWQPAEPPEDPWLSDLDRAVDVLVEMKNLSEVAVGLAYSALVLGDRGLAAEVEHLESRLDQMNDRLELWVLRAASEAIDPSPLRGLLHLANAAEDIGDQAKQMVWLIAEGEEIHPILEIALGDSDEVVMMVEVCVGSTAEGATLAELALNIEPGFTVLAIRAGERYAYRPRGGRALEAGDEVIASGPEEGREALAHLFGWVFERDEETGEHVLVPAADVPA, encoded by the coding sequence ATGGACGACAGACCACGCAATCTCCGCACGATGCTCTCCGAGGCGAAGGACCGCTCGGAGCTGATGGTGGACCTCGCCTACGCGGCGCTCTTCTTCGGCGACCCCGACATGGCCGAGGAGGTCGGCGAGCTCGAGGAGGACATGAACGAGCTCGTCCACGACATGCGCGCCATCTGTGTGATGGCGGTGCGCCATCCCCGTGACGCGGACGGCATGTCGTCGGTCCTGCAGGTCGTCTCCGCGGTCGAGCGCATCGCCAACGACGCGGTCGACATCGCCCGTATCGTCACGCACGAGATCGGGATTCCCGCCGAACTGGTGGCCGATCTCTCCGGAGCAGAGGAGGTCTCGCACCGGGTTCTCGTGCGAGAAGGCTCGCACATGGCCAACATGCCTATCTCGGCGCTCGAGTTGCCGGTGCAGACCGGCATGCGCATCGTCGCCGTGAAGCGTGACCGTGACTGGATCACCGACATCGACGGCGACGTCATCCTCGTCTCGGGAGACGCCCTGTTCCTACGGGGCGCACCGGAGGGGATCGTGCGCCTCCGCGAGCTTGCCGCGGCGGACCCGTGGCAGCCCGCCGAACCGCCCGAGGACCCGTGGCTGTCCGACCTGGATCGGGCCGTCGACGTCCTCGTCGAGATGAAGAACCTCTCGGAGGTGGCCGTGGGGCTCGCCTACTCGGCGCTCGTGCTCGGCGATCGGGGTCTCGCCGCCGAGGTCGAGCACCTCGAGAGCCGTCTCGACCAGATGAACGACCGCCTCGAACTATGGGTCCTGCGGGCGGCATCGGAGGCGATCGATCCTTCACCCCTGCGGGGACTGCTTCACCTGGCCAATGCGGCCGAGGACATCGGTGATCAGGCCAAGCAGATGGTCTGGCTCATCGCGGAGGGCGAGGAGATCCATCCGATCCTCGAGATCGCCCTGGGCGACTCCGACGAGGTGGTGATGATGGTCGAGGTCTGCGTCGGCTCCACCGCCGAGGGGGCGACCCTGGCGGAGCTCGCCCTCAACATCGAGCCGGGCTTCACGGTGCTCGCCATCCGTGCCGGTGAGCGGTACGCCTACAGGCCACGCGGCGGCCGTGCTCTCGAAGCGGGCGACGAGGTGATCGCCAGCGGGCCGGAGGAAGGGCGTGAGGCGTTGGCCCATCTGTTCGGATGGGTGTTCGAGCGCGATGAGGAGACGGGTGAGCACGTCCTCGTCCCCGCGGCCGATGTACCGGCCTGA
- a CDS encoding magnesium transporter, whose product MARLRRHDDDRAEARSLSERLGGSEATESFVALGLLAVTAVVAGVVLGQSTGELEELPGLLLMVPAAIALRGNIFGALGSRLGTAIHAGTYRLSLRPGTVVGENVIASMVLTLLLSFVLAILAKATAVGFNVESSISIDEFAVISVVGGLLASLFVVVIALGLAAGSVRFGWNPDNVTAPLVTAAGDAITLPALLVAVPLVNHSGLAPTLAALLGAITVVGLVVTLRLRRPSIHQIMRESIPVLAVAIVLDLVAGVTVEKQREDLAALPVLLVLLPGYLAAAGALGGILSSRLSSKLHLGLTRAGAVPDRGARVDLRTTLLLALPVYLLVALLSSGAGQLTDLSGPGLADLLAVTLVGGLVATVVVMVVAYYGTMFAVRFNLDPDTYGIPLVTSTLDLVGAFTLVFALEAFDVLP is encoded by the coding sequence ATGGCACGACTGCGACGACATGACGACGATCGCGCCGAGGCGCGCAGTCTCTCCGAACGCCTCGGCGGTTCGGAGGCGACGGAGAGCTTCGTCGCGCTCGGGCTCCTGGCTGTCACCGCCGTGGTCGCCGGGGTCGTCCTCGGGCAGAGCACCGGAGAACTCGAGGAGCTCCCCGGACTCCTGTTGATGGTCCCAGCCGCCATCGCGTTGCGGGGCAACATCTTCGGTGCGCTCGGTTCGCGACTCGGCACGGCGATCCATGCCGGCACCTACCGGCTCTCGCTGCGCCCGGGAACCGTCGTGGGTGAGAACGTCATCGCGTCGATGGTCCTCACGCTGCTGCTGTCGTTCGTGCTCGCGATCCTCGCCAAGGCCACCGCAGTCGGTTTCAACGTCGAGAGTTCGATCTCGATCGACGAGTTCGCCGTCATCAGCGTGGTCGGGGGTCTGCTTGCGTCGCTGTTCGTCGTCGTCATCGCTCTGGGGCTGGCTGCGGGCTCGGTTCGTTTCGGCTGGAATCCCGACAATGTGACGGCCCCGCTCGTCACCGCGGCTGGCGACGCGATCACCCTTCCGGCGCTGCTCGTCGCCGTGCCACTGGTGAACCACAGCGGTCTCGCACCCACTTTGGCTGCGCTGCTCGGTGCGATCACCGTCGTCGGGCTGGTCGTCACGCTCCGGCTGCGTCGCCCGTCGATCCACCAGATCATGCGTGAGTCGATCCCCGTTCTCGCGGTGGCGATCGTTCTGGACCTGGTCGCCGGGGTGACCGTCGAGAAGCAGCGCGAGGATCTCGCCGCACTGCCGGTGCTGCTCGTGCTGCTACCCGGGTACCTGGCGGCGGCCGGCGCTCTGGGCGGGATCTTGTCCAGTCGGCTCTCCTCGAAACTCCACCTGGGCCTCACCAGGGCGGGCGCCGTCCCCGATCGCGGTGCACGGGTGGATCTGCGGACCACCTTGCTTCTGGCCCTGCCCGTCTACCTGCTGGTCGCGTTGTTGTCCTCGGGCGCGGGGCAACTCACCGATCTCAGCGGGCCGGGCCTCGCCGACCTCCTGGCGGTGACTCTCGTCGGCGGACTCGTCGCGACCGTCGTCGTGATGGTGGTCGCCTACTACGGGACGATGTTCGCGGTCCGGTTCAACCTCGATCCCGACACTTACGGGATCCCGCTGGTGACGTCGACTCTCGATCTCGTCGGTGCATTCACGCTCGTATTCGCGCTCGAAGCCTTCGACGTGCTGCCATGA
- a CDS encoding ABC transporter substrate-binding protein, translated as MRKKSVLRMLALLAVLAMLAAACGDDDDTSAGGDDGGASDDGGASDDSAASDDGGDDGAMEVPSNPDEGVTDDTITVGWMGDLTGPTASSQVSANSGTDSYFTCLNERGGLFGRQIEYLAEDDQYSAEAATVNFAKLTGDDHVLALFGLNGSHIATQLTPQVEELNLPVIGILQTIDIQVSSPQFFNTLAHYGDMADMAMVQIAADLGSVEDAVVAGISLEVPSGQEYQAYIQQEVEERGGTYTKALFMAPGATEVTAQMLELQQLVDEEGVNYVTLHGSAASALVALQGMSDAGLTELPVVGNQGVAIPTVFSEGPADVVDQVYGAHSFLPPTVESPQSAEMARCAELAGHTDALKDIIFTQGWVAAMVFEEAATRAVDATGELTRAGLTDALHGTFDPQGLTCPIDWTNSQHSPCAAAFTASPDSEGLVPAHPFEFYSDALDGEYGIEY; from the coding sequence ATGAGGAAGAAATCAGTCCTGAGGATGCTGGCGTTGCTGGCGGTGTTGGCGATGCTCGCCGCAGCGTGTGGTGACGATGACGACACGTCGGCGGGCGGTGACGACGGTGGGGCGTCCGACGACGGTGGGGCGTCCGACGACAGTGCGGCCTCAGATGACGGCGGCGACGACGGCGCGATGGAGGTGCCGTCCAACCCCGACGAGGGCGTGACCGATGACACGATCACCGTCGGTTGGATGGGCGATCTCACCGGCCCGACGGCGTCGTCACAGGTGTCGGCGAACTCCGGCACCGATTCCTATTTCACGTGCCTCAACGAGCGTGGGGGCCTGTTCGGCCGCCAGATCGAGTACCTGGCCGAGGACGACCAGTATTCCGCTGAGGCCGCAACGGTGAACTTCGCCAAGCTCACCGGGGACGACCACGTGCTCGCCCTCTTCGGGCTCAACGGCTCGCATATCGCGACGCAGCTCACACCCCAGGTCGAGGAGCTGAACCTGCCGGTGATCGGGATCCTGCAGACCATCGATATCCAGGTCTCCAGCCCGCAATTCTTCAACACCCTTGCGCACTACGGCGACATGGCCGACATGGCGATGGTGCAGATCGCCGCGGACCTCGGCAGCGTGGAAGACGCCGTCGTCGCAGGCATCAGCCTCGAGGTGCCATCGGGTCAGGAGTATCAGGCCTACATCCAACAGGAGGTCGAGGAGCGCGGCGGTACGTACACGAAGGCGCTCTTCATGGCACCGGGCGCCACCGAGGTGACCGCCCAGATGCTCGAACTGCAGCAGCTCGTCGACGAGGAGGGCGTCAACTACGTCACCCTCCACGGTTCCGCGGCTTCGGCACTCGTCGCTCTCCAGGGCATGTCCGACGCGGGTCTCACCGAGCTCCCCGTCGTGGGCAATCAGGGTGTGGCCATCCCGACGGTCTTCAGTGAAGGTCCTGCTGACGTCGTGGACCAGGTCTACGGCGCCCACTCGTTCCTGCCGCCCACCGTCGAGAGCCCCCAGTCCGCGGAGATGGCACGCTGTGCCGAGCTGGCCGGTCACACCGACGCCCTCAAGGACATCATCTTCACTCAGGGCTGGGTCGCCGCGATGGTCTTCGAAGAGGCGGCGACCCGTGCGGTCGACGCGACCGGCGAGCTCACACGCGCCGGGCTGACCGATGCCCTTCACGGTACGTTCGACCCCCAGGGTCTGACGTGTCCTATCGACTGGACCAACAGCCAGCACAGCCCGTGCGCGGCGGCGTTCACCGCATCGCCGGACTCCGAGGGTCTCGTGCCGGCGCACCCCTTCGAGTTCTACTCGGACGCACTCGACGGCGAGTACGGCATCGAGTACTGA
- a CDS encoding enoyl-CoA hydratase-related protein yields MDLDYVKVTVHDGIAEVVLNRPPVNAINQPMYDEINRVFAHIDDFGDVVVAILRGEGKHFCGGNDLDEFATLTPENSPERMWHVREAFWAVYDCAVPVVSAVRGVAIGSGLCLAASADVIVASETARFGLPEITVGVMGGARHAARLAPHMVVRRLFFSGEPVPVAQLEPYGAITAIVADDELEDEARRRAAAIARHSPIALRYAKKALNETEYMDLKLGYEREQSFTHVMSGTADSKEAVAAFFEKRPPVYKGR; encoded by the coding sequence ATGGATCTGGACTACGTGAAGGTCACCGTTCACGACGGCATCGCCGAGGTCGTGTTGAACCGGCCGCCGGTCAACGCGATCAACCAGCCGATGTACGACGAGATCAACCGGGTCTTCGCCCACATCGACGACTTCGGCGATGTCGTGGTCGCGATCCTGCGCGGGGAGGGCAAGCACTTCTGCGGCGGAAACGACCTCGACGAGTTCGCCACGTTGACGCCCGAGAACTCACCGGAACGGATGTGGCACGTCCGCGAGGCGTTCTGGGCGGTGTACGACTGCGCGGTACCGGTCGTCTCGGCGGTGCGGGGCGTGGCGATCGGCTCGGGACTGTGCCTCGCCGCGTCGGCCGACGTCATCGTCGCGAGCGAGACGGCGCGGTTCGGTCTGCCGGAGATCACCGTCGGGGTCATGGGAGGAGCGCGTCACGCGGCGCGTCTCGCACCCCACATGGTGGTGCGCCGCCTCTTCTTCAGCGGTGAACCCGTGCCGGTCGCACAACTCGAGCCCTACGGGGCCATCACAGCGATCGTGGCGGACGACGAACTCGAGGACGAGGCACGTCGACGGGCCGCGGCGATCGCGCGGCACAGTCCGATCGCGCTGCGCTACGCCAAGAAGGCTCTCAACGAGACCGAGTACATGGATCTGAAGCTCGGCTACGAGCGGGAGCAGTCCTTCACGCACGTGATGTCGGGCACCGCGGACTCCAAGGAGGCGGTTGCCGCCTTCTTCGAGAAGCGTCCACCGGTCTACAAGGGGCGTTGA
- a CDS encoding AMP-binding protein, translated as MRVIDLLERNAVLHANRTAVAVVDGASLTYRALADRVRRVAGAMASRGVGRGDRVVLMADNGLTYFDVYLAVAHLGAAAVPVNTHLADPEIAYIVGDADPVLAIADHDHAVALGRAADPTPLIDTSGPEWAEALRAQPWDGDIAHEDDVALVIYTSGTTGRPKGVCLTQRGLTFNGLTMAVVQEFRTTDVFLSSTPLYHAATGTRITSMMVDGQTHVVLPRFDVEDCLRAVETHGVTIAVWVPVQLRRILDHPGRADHDLSSLRLIVYGAAPTETPLIERAHRDLDAGLYQGYGLTEAVTNLTAFTPADHDHAIAHEPGLLASCGRPVPGVEMEIRSEAGETLPAGDVGEICVRTEKVMAGYRNRPDATAEAIVDGWLRTGDLGRMDEAGYVFIVGRAKDMLISGGVNVYPSEIEAVLHEHPAVGEAAVVGVPDATWGEAPVAFIVGAPGAHLVLDDIHEHCASYLARLKVPREIHVVDDLPRTATGKVRKVELRASLAGH; from the coding sequence GTGCGCGTCATCGACCTTCTCGAACGCAACGCAGTTCTCCATGCGAATCGCACCGCCGTCGCCGTGGTCGACGGCGCGTCGTTGACCTACCGAGCCCTCGCCGACAGGGTCCGTCGCGTGGCCGGGGCAATGGCGTCCCGGGGCGTGGGGCGCGGCGATCGTGTCGTGTTGATGGCCGACAACGGCCTCACCTACTTCGACGTCTATCTCGCTGTCGCACACCTCGGCGCCGCGGCGGTTCCCGTCAACACCCATCTCGCAGACCCCGAGATCGCCTACATCGTGGGCGACGCCGACCCGGTGCTCGCGATCGCCGATCACGACCACGCCGTAGCGCTCGGGCGCGCCGCCGACCCGACGCCGCTGATCGACACCTCCGGGCCGGAGTGGGCCGAAGCCCTCCGAGCACAACCATGGGACGGCGATATCGCCCACGAGGACGACGTGGCACTGGTGATCTACACCAGCGGGACCACGGGACGGCCCAAGGGCGTGTGCCTCACCCAACGCGGCCTGACCTTCAACGGGCTGACGATGGCCGTCGTGCAGGAGTTCCGGACCACCGACGTGTTCCTCTCCTCCACGCCGCTGTATCACGCTGCCACCGGCACGAGGATCACTTCGATGATGGTCGACGGCCAGACCCACGTCGTACTCCCCCGCTTCGATGTCGAGGACTGCCTGCGTGCAGTCGAGACGCACGGGGTCACCATCGCCGTGTGGGTCCCGGTGCAGCTACGTCGGATCCTCGACCATCCGGGACGCGCCGATCATGACCTCTCCAGCCTGCGCCTCATCGTCTACGGCGCCGCTCCGACGGAGACGCCGCTGATCGAACGGGCCCACCGCGACCTCGACGCCGGCCTCTACCAGGGGTACGGCCTCACCGAGGCCGTCACCAACCTCACGGCGTTCACCCCCGCCGACCACGACCATGCGATCGCACACGAACCGGGCCTGCTCGCCTCCTGTGGCCGTCCGGTTCCCGGCGTCGAGATGGAGATCCGTTCCGAGGCCGGCGAGACACTCCCTGCCGGCGATGTGGGCGAGATCTGCGTCCGCACCGAGAAGGTCATGGCCGGCTACCGCAACCGCCCCGACGCGACGGCAGAGGCGATCGTCGACGGATGGCTCCGCACGGGCGACCTCGGCCGGATGGACGAGGCTGGCTACGTGTTCATCGTCGGGCGGGCCAAGGACATGTTGATCTCGGGCGGTGTGAACGTCTACCCGAGCGAGATCGAGGCCGTACTCCACGAGCACCCCGCCGTCGGCGAGGCGGCCGTCGTCGGCGTTCCCGACGCGACCTGGGGGGAGGCACCGGTCGCGTTCATCGTGGGTGCGCCCGGCGCCCATCTCGTGCTGGACGACATCCACGAGCACTGCGCGTCGTACCTCGCCCGGCTCAAGGTTCCCCGCGAGATACACGTGGTCGACGACCTCCCGCGCACGGCCACCGGCAAGGTCCGCAAGGTCGAACTACGGGCGAGCCTCGCCGGCCACTGA